From the genome of Prevotella herbatica, one region includes:
- a CDS encoding SusC/RagA family TonB-linked outer membrane protein, producing MKHIYKTVALGMALLPMAAWAQDDADYNDSLANKVNVAFRTVDKSDLMGGVSSVNMVELTHKNYTTYSLDHMDSYVGGFNGQLQLWNMGDALVIVDGVPRDANNVLPTEIEQITFLKSASAVVLYGSRAAKGAILITTKRGHNDGLKISVRGNASLYVPKSYPKYLGSSDFMSLYNEALTNDGKPTVYSKDDIYSYSLGDNPYRYPSLNFFSKDYLSKTYQRYDGTAEISGGGKYAHFYANIGLMHTNDLLNFGEGKKNGTTRLNIRGNIDLRLNDWITGYINANATFYDARSDRSDYWAQSAKVTPTSQNPLIPLIPIDFVSGDNATLQKMIANSNYIVDGKYLLGGTQSMQTNPFAAMYVAGWTKSTSRQMQFDMGVNFNLNQVLQGLTFKTKFAVDYATSYNTTLSNDYSTYEVKWDQNRFNSINDLTKYGTDKRSGSPTADGTVYKQTILVQGQFDYARSFGKHNVNATLLGNGYQRSLSGEYHRISNVNLGLDLNYNYNKTYYADLSMAAIHSAKLAPGHRDAVSPVMSLAWRLSNEKFMQGTKTWLTDLKLNASYGLINEDLDIEKYYMYDNKFTATGTWWGWSESANSLQTSDSQQGINKNLTFIKRKEFRAGLDANLWNGLITLNANFFDIKTNGLIISPEATFPSYFKTSWPVSSFLAYINYNNQSRTGLDFTVNAHKKFGELDLQAGVTGMVYSCKNTKYSENVAYDWLKNEGARIDALRGYQCLGFMTEKDVVRDAAGKITGYAPGIAVINNNAQPGDLKYKDQNGDGVIDGKDQVILGHWTPDFNLGFNFTANYKRFTLFMGVTGNFGGSGVKDNSYEWVYGASKYSDVALGRWTPATAATATYPRLTTQGGDLNFVTSDFWTYKTDAVRLNKVQITYDLPSSLFKGSFVHSLSVYVYGSDLLTIAKERKYMETNVGSAPQCRSYNLGLKVNF from the coding sequence ATGAAACATATATATAAGACAGTCGCACTTGGAATGGCACTGTTGCCAATGGCAGCATGGGCACAAGACGATGCGGATTATAACGACTCGCTCGCTAATAAGGTGAACGTCGCTTTTCGCACTGTTGACAAAAGCGACTTGATGGGTGGTGTCTCATCTGTCAACATGGTTGAGCTCACTCATAAAAATTATACTACATACAGTCTGGATCACATGGACTCTTACGTGGGTGGTTTCAATGGTCAGCTTCAGCTATGGAATATGGGGGATGCTTTGGTAATCGTCGACGGTGTACCTCGTGATGCTAACAATGTGTTACCTACAGAAATAGAACAAATAACTTTCTTAAAGTCTGCAAGCGCCGTTGTTCTATATGGTAGCCGTGCTGCTAAGGGTGCAATCCTTATCACCACTAAGCGTGGACATAATGATGGTCTTAAGATTAGTGTTCGTGGTAATGCTTCTCTTTACGTTCCTAAGAGTTACCCTAAGTATCTAGGTTCTTCTGATTTTATGAGCCTTTATAATGAGGCCCTTACTAATGATGGAAAGCCCACGGTATATAGCAAAGATGATATATATAGCTATTCACTTGGTGACAATCCTTATCGTTACCCAAGCCTTAACTTCTTCTCTAAGGATTATCTGTCAAAAACTTATCAGCGTTATGATGGTACTGCTGAAATTTCTGGTGGTGGTAAATACGCTCATTTCTATGCTAACATCGGTTTGATGCATACTAATGATTTGTTAAATTTTGGTGAGGGAAAGAAAAACGGTACTACGCGATTAAATATCCGTGGTAACATTGACCTTCGTTTGAATGATTGGATAACAGGTTATATCAATGCAAATGCTACATTTTACGACGCTCGCAGTGACCGCTCAGACTATTGGGCTCAATCAGCAAAGGTTACTCCAACAAGTCAGAACCCATTGATACCGTTGATTCCTATTGATTTTGTCTCTGGCGATAACGCTACTTTGCAGAAGATGATTGCCAATTCAAACTACATTGTTGATGGTAAGTATCTTTTAGGTGGTACACAGTCTATGCAGACTAATCCATTTGCCGCTATGTATGTTGCTGGTTGGACTAAGTCTACCAGTCGTCAGATGCAGTTTGATATGGGTGTTAACTTTAATTTGAATCAAGTTCTTCAAGGACTTACTTTCAAAACTAAGTTTGCTGTTGATTATGCAACATCTTATAATACTACATTGTCTAATGATTATTCAACTTATGAAGTTAAATGGGATCAGAACAGATTTAATAGCATCAACGACCTAACTAAGTATGGTACTGATAAGCGAAGTGGTTCTCCAACAGCTGATGGCACAGTCTATAAGCAGACAATTCTTGTTCAGGGACAGTTTGATTATGCTCGTTCATTCGGTAAGCATAATGTTAATGCCACATTGTTAGGCAATGGATATCAACGGAGTCTTTCAGGTGAATACCATCGCATAAGTAATGTGAATCTAGGTCTTGATCTTAATTATAATTATAACAAGACTTATTATGCCGATTTGTCAATGGCTGCTATTCATTCTGCTAAACTTGCTCCTGGACATAGAGATGCCGTATCGCCTGTAATGTCATTGGCTTGGCGTTTGTCTAATGAAAAGTTTATGCAAGGAACAAAGACATGGTTGACAGATTTGAAGTTGAATGCTTCTTATGGTCTTATAAATGAGGACTTGGATATTGAAAAATATTATATGTATGATAACAAGTTCACAGCTACCGGTACATGGTGGGGATGGAGCGAGAGTGCAAATTCATTGCAGACATCAGACTCTCAACAAGGTATCAACAAAAATCTTACTTTTATCAAACGCAAGGAGTTTCGTGCAGGTCTTGACGCAAATTTGTGGAATGGACTTATTACATTGAATGCCAACTTCTTTGATATAAAAACAAATGGCTTAATTATAAGCCCAGAGGCTACATTCCCTAGCTATTTCAAAACATCTTGGCCTGTATCTTCTTTCTTGGCTTATATTAACTACAACAATCAAAGCCGTACAGGTTTAGACTTTACTGTGAATGCTCATAAGAAATTTGGCGAATTAGACTTGCAAGCTGGTGTTACAGGTATGGTATATTCTTGCAAGAATACTAAATACAGTGAGAATGTTGCTTATGATTGGTTGAAGAATGAAGGTGCTCGCATAGATGCACTTCGTGGATATCAGTGTTTGGGCTTCATGACAGAAAAAGATGTAGTGAGAGACGCTGCTGGAAAAATCACAGGTTATGCACCTGGCATTGCCGTAATCAATAACAACGCACAACCTGGTGACTTGAAATACAAAGACCAGAATGGTGATGGTGTTATCGACGGTAAAGATCAGGTAATACTTGGTCATTGGACACCGGATTTCAACCTTGGTTTCAACTTTACAGCTAATTACAAGAGATTCACACTTTTCATGGGTGTTACTGGAAACTTTGGTGGATCTGGAGTTAAGGATAACTCTTATGAATGGGTATATGGTGCTAGTAAGTACTCTGATGTTGCACTTGGTCGCTGGACTCCTGCAACTGCTGCTACAGCGACATATCCTCGTCTGACAACACAAGGTGGCGATCTAAACTTCGTAACTTCAGATTTCTGGACATACAAGACAGATGCTGTTCGTTTAAATAAGGTTCAGATTACTTATGATTTACCATCTAGTCTCTTCAAAGGTTCATTTGTTCATAGTCTCTCCGTATATGTATATGGTAGCGACTTACTCACTATTGCTAAAGAACGTAAGTACATGGAGACAAATGTTGGTTCTGCACCACAATGTCGCAGTTACAATCTTGGCTTAAAGGTTAATTTCTAA
- a CDS encoding SusC/RagA family TonB-linked outer membrane protein encodes MKQVLRLFQIVSLVVVFMSVSATPSLAQGTLRGNVIDSQGEPLIGATVVMKGKTSVATVTDFDGNFVLNTSVKKATLLVSYVGMVPQEVVVTEGRVVKVVLKDDDHTLQETVIIGYGQQKKASVVGSITQADAKVLSRTGGISSLGAALTGNLPGVITMSSSGMPGDEDPKILIRGVNTWNNSEPLVLVDGIERPMGSIDIASVQNISVLKDASATAVYGVRGANGVILITTKRGEEGKAKIEIGMQMTAKVVSKLPNKMNSADALTVRNQAAENELGLNPDSWSKMLPMSTIEKYRHPANLAEAERYPNVDWADQLFNKSAISYNPNINVSGGTAFVKYFASLDFLHEGDLYRKWDNNRGYQAGYGFNRINFRSNLDFQLTKTTKLKVNLFGSNGVKQGPYGVVSNSWAETQLWQAAYSAPSDAFIPRYSDGTWGYFPDDTQGAPNSITNLALAGVCKTTNTRINTDFTLEQDLGFILKGLKANATISWDNSFIENNRGINDQNHGAQFKWINPETGEVTYSQKGDNKTGFDFNEGILWSTDKGSANVGNRNLFYQGQLFWGGKFGKHDVTAMGVFNRNETAYGSEFTHYREDWAFRATYSYASRYFLEYNGCYNGSEKFSKDNRFVFFNSGAAGWLVSEENWFKPLKKYVDMLKFRYSYGEVGNDWVGDRWLYATQWAYGSTGPNISGQSVNGLYTDNSPYTWYKEFKIGNPSIHWEVATKQNFGIDYSFLGGLIAGSLEFFNENRHDILVDGGDRSIPTYFGAKAPTANMGKTKSHGYEFELRLSKIISGVHLWGNFNMTHAVNKIIFKDDPVLKPAYQKQAGYAIGQDHANLTTGFANTWDQVYGMTEFNTNDNQKLPGSYTVIDYNGDGVIDSNDSAPYGYTGTPENTYSASIGAEWKGWSFYVQFYGVSNVNRYVAFNSLGKKLDTVFDEGTLWSKYTTDADAPMPRINSTPSYNEGTRFHYDGSFIRLKNAEIAYTFTGSWVKSLGISSIRVFLNGNNLWVWSRMPDDRESNFAGTGLGSQGAYPTVKRYNLGLKINL; translated from the coding sequence ATGAAACAAGTACTCAGACTTTTTCAAATCGTTTCTCTTGTTGTTGTGTTTATGTCAGTGTCGGCAACCCCGTCATTGGCTCAAGGCACATTGAGAGGAAACGTAATCGACTCGCAAGGTGAACCGTTGATTGGTGCCACTGTCGTAATGAAGGGAAAAACTTCTGTGGCTACAGTTACCGATTTCGACGGTAATTTTGTGTTGAACACTTCGGTTAAGAAAGCAACATTGTTGGTTTCTTATGTTGGTATGGTTCCGCAGGAAGTAGTTGTCACAGAAGGTAGAGTTGTAAAAGTTGTCTTGAAAGACGACGACCACACATTGCAGGAAACCGTGATTATCGGTTATGGTCAGCAAAAGAAGGCCAGCGTTGTGGGATCTATTACTCAGGCCGATGCCAAAGTGTTGTCACGTACGGGTGGTATTTCCAGCCTTGGTGCAGCATTGACAGGTAATCTTCCTGGTGTAATCACTATGTCAAGTTCTGGTATGCCAGGTGATGAGGATCCAAAAATCCTTATTCGTGGTGTGAATACTTGGAATAATAGTGAGCCTCTTGTATTGGTAGATGGTATCGAGCGTCCTATGGGTTCAATTGATATTGCTTCAGTACAGAATATCTCTGTTTTGAAAGATGCCAGTGCTACAGCCGTATATGGTGTGCGTGGTGCTAATGGTGTTATCCTTATTACTACAAAACGTGGTGAGGAGGGCAAGGCAAAAATTGAAATTGGTATGCAGATGACAGCAAAAGTCGTTTCTAAATTACCAAACAAGATGAATAGTGCCGATGCTTTAACTGTTCGTAATCAGGCTGCCGAGAATGAGCTTGGACTTAATCCTGATTCTTGGTCAAAAATGTTGCCAATGTCAACTATTGAAAAATATCGTCATCCTGCAAACCTTGCAGAAGCTGAAAGATATCCTAATGTTGATTGGGCAGACCAACTTTTCAACAAGTCGGCTATTTCTTACAATCCTAATATTAATGTAAGTGGTGGTACAGCTTTTGTTAAGTACTTTGCTTCTTTGGATTTCTTGCATGAGGGTGACCTTTATCGCAAGTGGGATAATAACCGTGGTTATCAGGCAGGTTATGGCTTTAACCGTATTAACTTCCGTTCTAATTTAGATTTTCAACTTACAAAAACAACAAAATTGAAAGTAAATCTATTTGGTAGTAATGGAGTAAAGCAAGGACCTTATGGTGTAGTATCTAATTCATGGGCTGAAACTCAATTGTGGCAAGCTGCTTATTCTGCACCAAGTGATGCTTTCATTCCTCGTTACAGCGATGGCACATGGGGATATTTTCCTGATGATACACAAGGAGCACCTAATTCTATAACAAACTTGGCTCTTGCTGGTGTTTGTAAAACTACAAATACTAGAATTAATACCGACTTTACATTAGAACAGGATCTTGGTTTTATATTGAAAGGCTTAAAAGCAAATGCCACAATATCTTGGGATAATTCTTTTATAGAGAATAATCGTGGTATTAATGATCAGAATCATGGAGCTCAGTTCAAATGGATAAATCCTGAAACTGGTGAAGTAACATATTCTCAAAAAGGAGATAACAAAACTGGATTTGATTTCAACGAGGGTATTTTATGGTCTACAGATAAAGGATCAGCAAACGTTGGTAATCGTAACCTATTCTATCAAGGACAGTTGTTCTGGGGTGGTAAGTTTGGTAAACACGATGTAACAGCTATGGGTGTATTCAACCGTAATGAGACTGCTTATGGAAGTGAGTTTACTCACTATCGTGAAGACTGGGCTTTCCGTGCCACATATAGTTATGCAAGTCGTTATTTCTTAGAGTATAATGGTTGTTATAATGGTTCTGAAAAATTCAGTAAAGACAACAGATTTGTATTCTTTAATTCAGGTGCTGCAGGTTGGCTTGTAAGTGAGGAAAACTGGTTTAAGCCATTAAAGAAGTATGTTGATATGTTGAAATTCCGTTATAGCTATGGAGAAGTCGGTAACGACTGGGTTGGTGACCGTTGGCTATATGCTACGCAATGGGCTTATGGAAGTACAGGACCAAATATTTCAGGACAATCAGTTAATGGTCTTTATACAGATAATAGTCCTTATACATGGTATAAAGAATTTAAGATAGGTAATCCTAGTATTCACTGGGAAGTCGCAACAAAGCAGAACTTTGGTATTGACTATAGCTTCTTGGGTGGTTTAATTGCTGGTAGCTTGGAATTCTTCAACGAAAATCGTCATGATATCCTTGTTGATGGTGGAGATCGTTCTATTCCTACATATTTCGGAGCTAAAGCTCCTACAGCAAACATGGGTAAGACAAAAAGTCATGGTTATGAGTTCGAGTTAAGATTGAGCAAGATTATAAGTGGAGTTCACTTATGGGGTAACTTCAATATGACTCATGCTGTAAATAAAATTATTTTCAAAGACGACCCTGTTTTGAAACCTGCTTATCAGAAACAAGCTGGTTATGCAATAGGACAGGACCATGCAAATTTAACAACAGGTTTTGCAAATACATGGGATCAAGTTTATGGTATGACAGAATTTAATACCAATGATAACCAGAAATTGCCTGGAAGCTATACTGTTATTGACTATAATGGTGATGGTGTGATTGATTCAAATGATAGCGCACCTTACGGATATACAGGAACACCAGAAAATACATATAGTGCATCTATTGGTGCAGAATGGAAAGGCTGGAGCTTTTATGTTCAATTCTATGGTGTATCTAATGTAAACCGTTATGTTGCTTTTAACTCTTTAGGAAAGAAGCTTGATACAGTGTTTGATGAAGGCACACTTTGGTCAAAATACACAACGGATGCTGATGCTCCAATGCCACGTATCAATTCAACACCTAGTTACAATGAAGGAACTCGTTTCCACTATGATGGTTCGTTCATCCGTTTGAAGAATGCAGAAATAGCATATACATTTACCGGGTCTTGGGTTAAAAGCCTAGGTATTAGTAGTATTCGTGTATTCTTGAATGGTAACAACCTTTGGGTTTGGTCAAGAATGCCTGATGATCGTGAGTCTAACTTTGCAGGTACAGGTCTTGGCTCTCAGGGTGCTTATCCAACAGTTAAGCGTTATAACCTGGGTCTTAAAATCAACCTTTAA
- a CDS encoding RagB/SusD family nutrient uptake outer membrane protein → MKFFNKIILFSTLTLSMGFVSCTDYLDKSPDSDISSTDAFKDFHNFQGFTEELYNCIPDFNGGYWTNSWNWGEDEILNVGTNFHFVYKVDQGDFWGWQREFDGWSSGWMDRQKASDFNPGSDRFGHSLYPGCWYGIRKANMGLANLDKFSGTDEEKNLIAGQLYFFRGWFHFELMQYFGGLPYIKEVLPSDQPLTLPRMTYKECADLAAEDFRKAADLLPVDWDKTTIGAQTKGKNQLRVTKIAALGYLGKNYLWAASPLMAKGTSAGTYDYDADYAAKAANAFGELFQTIDNNDTPFGLLPWAQYSENFVTSGENGKMPGQTKDNSITEAIFRGPVYGSGWGTSAWGQAKAYGGSDINDGGVIFLPTANYVNYYGMANGLPLKDPDSGFDPNHPWKGRDPRFYNDIRYDGCRLVKKETTGDDDNTKWRYADLQTGGLFRSETRGSRTGYFNYKFITNACNKWDDGYGWSPQINIHLPWMRLSDVYLMYAESVVAATGNAQGSATTTMTALQAVNKIRERAGVADVNSKFVSDPHKFMDEIRRERAVELAFEGHRFNDLRRWLLLDKYPYNVKTSQEFLRVGAINPTDPTQDAVSGFKEVQILKRDFSAKHYWLPLKKADTQLYVGFDQNPGW, encoded by the coding sequence ATGAAATTCTTTAATAAAATTATACTTTTTAGTACATTGACCCTTTCTATGGGATTTGTTTCGTGTACTGACTATCTGGACAAGTCGCCAGATTCAGACATCTCGAGTACAGATGCCTTTAAGGATTTCCACAATTTCCAAGGATTCACTGAGGAACTCTACAATTGTATTCCTGACTTTAATGGTGGATATTGGACTAACTCTTGGAATTGGGGTGAGGATGAAATACTGAATGTAGGTACAAACTTCCACTTTGTATATAAAGTGGACCAGGGTGATTTCTGGGGATGGCAGAGAGAATTTGATGGTTGGTCATCAGGTTGGATGGACCGTCAGAAAGCCAGCGATTTTAATCCTGGTTCAGACCGTTTCGGTCATAGCCTTTATCCTGGTTGCTGGTATGGTATCCGTAAGGCAAATATGGGACTTGCTAATCTTGATAAGTTCTCTGGAACAGATGAAGAAAAGAATCTTATTGCAGGTCAACTCTATTTCTTCCGCGGATGGTTCCACTTTGAGTTGATGCAGTATTTTGGTGGTCTACCTTATATAAAAGAAGTTTTGCCTTCAGACCAGCCTTTGACATTGCCACGTATGACATATAAAGAATGTGCAGATTTGGCAGCTGAAGATTTCCGTAAAGCGGCTGATCTTCTTCCTGTTGACTGGGATAAGACAACTATCGGAGCTCAAACAAAGGGAAAGAACCAGTTACGTGTTACAAAGATTGCAGCATTAGGTTATCTGGGAAAGAACTATTTATGGGCTGCAAGTCCATTAATGGCAAAAGGAACCAGTGCTGGTACTTATGATTATGATGCTGACTATGCAGCTAAAGCTGCTAATGCGTTCGGTGAATTGTTCCAGACCATAGATAATAATGATACTCCGTTTGGTTTGCTTCCATGGGCTCAGTATTCAGAAAACTTTGTTACGTCAGGAGAAAATGGAAAGATGCCAGGTCAGACTAAAGATAACTCTATTACTGAAGCAATCTTCCGTGGTCCTGTTTATGGTAGTGGTTGGGGTACTTCTGCTTGGGGACAAGCAAAAGCTTATGGCGGTAGCGATATCAATGATGGTGGTGTAATCTTCTTACCTACAGCTAACTACGTAAACTATTATGGTATGGCTAACGGTTTACCTCTTAAAGATCCTGATTCAGGATTTGACCCAAATCATCCTTGGAAGGGACGTGATCCACGTTTCTATAATGATATTCGTTACGATGGATGTCGTTTAGTAAAGAAGGAAACAACAGGCGACGATGATAATACCAAATGGCGTTATGCAGACTTGCAGACTGGTGGTTTGTTCCGTAGCGAAACTCGTGGAAGTCGCACTGGCTATTTCAACTATAAGTTTATCACCAATGCGTGCAATAAGTGGGATGATGGTTATGGTTGGTCTCCACAAATTAATATTCATCTTCCATGGATGCGTCTTTCTGATGTTTATCTCATGTATGCTGAGTCTGTTGTTGCAGCTACTGGTAATGCCCAGGGTAGTGCAACTACTACGATGACCGCTTTACAGGCTGTTAATAAGATTCGTGAACGTGCAGGAGTTGCCGATGTTAACTCTAAGTTTGTTTCTGACCCACATAAATTTATGGATGAGATTCGTCGTGAACGTGCTGTTGAGCTAGCTTTCGAGGGACATCGCTTCAATGACCTTCGTCGTTGGTTGCTTCTAGACAAGTATCCTTATAATGTAAAGACTTCACAGGAATTCTTGCGTGTTGGTGCTATAAACCCTACAGATCCTACACAGGATGCTGTCAGCGGATTCAAAGAAGTACAGATATTGAAGCGTGACTTCTCTGCAAAGCATTATTGGTTGCCATTGAAGAAAGCTGATACTCAACTTTATGTTGGATTCGACCAGAATCCTGGATGGTAA
- the xyl3A gene encoding xylan 1,4-beta-xylosidase, with translation MKKILTMALTLFVSLSMTAQQLPYQNPKLSATERAKDLLSRLTLDEKALLMLDESPAIPRLGIKKFFWWSEALHGAANMSNVTVFPEPIGMAASFNNQLLYNVFTATSDEMRAQYNHRMLNGGEDEKFHSLSVWTPNVNIFRDPRWGRGQETYGEDPYLTSVMGTAVVKGLQGPESSKYRKLWACAKHYAVHSGPEYTRHTANLNDVSPRDLWETYLPAFKTLVEDAKVREVMCAYQRLDDEPCCGNNRLLQQILRDEWGFKYLVVSDCGAVTDIYESHKTASDAVHATAKAALAGTDVECGFNYTYKSIPDAVKRGLISEAEVDKHVMRLLEGRFELGEMDDPSLVEWSKIPYSVMDCKEHRQTALDMAHQTIVLLQNKDNVLPLKKNAEKIAVIGPNAANTPMMWGNYNGTPNHTVNILDGIKAKQKNVVYIKGCDLTDNKIVNPLFAQCSINGKRGLRGTFWNNTEMSGSPVTTQYYNNMVAVTTAGMHNFAPNVKIEDFSAKYETTLHPLKAGEVVVNVEGCGDFEVLVNGKQMQKHHTWRTTATRTPINVEAGKNYNIEIRYKFVKTWGANMKINIGTESTIDYDAIIAKLKGINKVVFVGGISPALEGEEMPVNIDGFKGGDRTNIELPSVQRNFLQALHNAGKTVVYVNCSGSAIALEPETKNCDAIVQAWYAGQEGGTAVADVLFGDYNPSGKLPITFYKSTKQLPDFEDYSMKGRTYRYFSDPLFAFGYGESYTKFNIGKAELEHEGDSILMKVPVENIGTKDGTEILQVYIHDMQDANGPIKSLRGFCRVNLKAGQKQVAKISLNKKSFEFFDESTNTIRTRHGNFEIMYGSSSQDKDLQKETIMF, from the coding sequence ATGAAGAAAATATTGACAATGGCGTTGACGTTGTTTGTGTCGCTATCAATGACAGCGCAACAATTGCCTTACCAAAATCCAAAACTTAGTGCGACAGAAAGGGCAAAAGATCTTCTTAGTCGTCTTACATTAGATGAGAAGGCTCTGTTGATGCTTGACGAATCACCAGCAATTCCACGTTTGGGAATAAAGAAATTCTTTTGGTGGAGCGAGGCTTTGCATGGTGCCGCTAATATGAGCAATGTTACTGTATTTCCTGAACCAATAGGAATGGCAGCTTCATTTAATAATCAATTGCTTTACAATGTGTTTACCGCCACAAGCGATGAAATGCGTGCACAGTATAATCATAGAATGCTGAATGGTGGTGAGGATGAGAAGTTTCATAGTCTTTCTGTGTGGACTCCAAACGTAAATATATTCCGTGATCCTCGTTGGGGGCGTGGACAGGAAACATATGGTGAGGATCCTTATCTCACTTCAGTTATGGGTACGGCAGTGGTAAAAGGACTTCAAGGACCTGAATCATCTAAGTATCGTAAGTTGTGGGCTTGTGCTAAGCATTATGCAGTTCATAGTGGCCCAGAATACACACGCCATACAGCAAACCTTAATGATGTTAGTCCACGTGACCTTTGGGAGACATACCTTCCTGCATTCAAGACACTTGTAGAAGATGCTAAGGTGCGTGAGGTTATGTGCGCATATCAACGATTGGATGATGAGCCATGTTGTGGTAACAATCGTTTGTTGCAACAGATATTACGTGACGAATGGGGCTTTAAATATCTTGTAGTTTCAGATTGCGGTGCTGTTACTGATATATATGAAAGCCATAAAACAGCTTCTGATGCTGTTCATGCTACAGCGAAGGCTGCATTGGCTGGTACTGATGTGGAATGTGGATTTAATTATACATATAAAAGTATCCCAGATGCTGTGAAACGTGGATTAATATCTGAAGCAGAGGTTGATAAACATGTAATGAGACTTCTAGAGGGACGTTTTGAATTGGGTGAAATGGATGACCCTAGTCTTGTTGAATGGTCAAAAATACCTTACTCTGTAATGGATTGCAAGGAACATAGACAGACAGCTCTTGATATGGCACATCAGACAATAGTCCTATTGCAGAATAAGGATAATGTACTTCCTTTGAAGAAAAATGCTGAAAAAATAGCTGTTATCGGACCTAATGCCGCAAATACTCCGATGATGTGGGGTAATTATAATGGAACACCAAACCATACTGTTAACATCCTTGACGGAATAAAAGCAAAACAAAAGAATGTTGTTTATATTAAAGGATGTGATCTTACAGACAACAAGATTGTTAATCCGCTTTTTGCACAATGTTCAATTAACGGAAAGCGCGGACTTCGAGGAACATTCTGGAATAACACTGAAATGAGCGGTAGTCCAGTTACTACACAATATTATAATAATATGGTGGCTGTAACAACTGCTGGAATGCATAATTTTGCACCTAACGTGAAGATTGAAGATTTTTCTGCAAAATATGAAACAACGCTGCACCCACTAAAGGCAGGTGAAGTTGTCGTAAATGTTGAGGGTTGTGGTGATTTTGAGGTGCTTGTCAATGGAAAGCAAATGCAGAAACATCACACTTGGCGCACTACCGCTACACGCACTCCGATAAATGTTGAGGCAGGAAAGAATTATAATATAGAGATTAGGTATAAGTTTGTGAAGACTTGGGGTGCAAATATGAAAATAAACATAGGCACCGAAAGTACCATTGATTACGATGCAATCATAGCAAAATTGAAAGGTATTAATAAGGTTGTGTTTGTCGGTGGTATTTCTCCTGCTCTTGAAGGTGAGGAGATGCCTGTGAATATAGATGGCTTTAAGGGTGGTGACCGTACTAATATAGAACTTCCAAGTGTACAACGTAATTTTCTTCAGGCTTTGCATAATGCAGGTAAGACTGTGGTCTATGTAAACTGTTCAGGTTCGGCGATAGCTCTCGAACCAGAGACAAAGAATTGTGATGCTATCGTTCAGGCTTGGTATGCTGGACAGGAAGGTGGAACAGCTGTTGCTGATGTGCTTTTTGGAGATTATAATCCATCAGGTAAATTGCCTATTACATTCTATAAGAGTACGAAGCAGCTTCCTGACTTTGAAGATTATAGCATGAAAGGTCGTACTTATCGTTATTTCAGTGACCCCTTGTTTGCATTTGGTTATGGTGAAAGTTACACCAAGTTCAATATCGGTAAAGCAGAATTAGAACATGAAGGTGATTCTATATTGATGAAGGTCCCAGTTGAAAATATTGGTACTAAAGACGGAACTGAAATATTACAAGTTTACATTCATGATATGCAAGATGCAAATGGACCGATAAAGTCGTTGCGTGGATTCTGTCGTGTAAACTTAAAAGCTGGTCAGAAACAAGTTGCAAAAATAAGTCTCAATAAGAAATCATTTGAATTCTTTGATGAGTCAACAAATACGATTCGGACACGTCATGGTAACTTTGAAATCATGTACGGAAGTAGTTCGCAGGATAAAGATTTGCAAAAAGAGACGATTATGTTTTAG